The Myxococcaceae bacterium JPH2 nucleotide sequence CTCGCCCGGCTGACCCAAGAAGGCCGAGCAGACGCGCGTTCACTCCACGACAGACGCAGGAATGCAGGGGCCCACGCGCCACGATTCCAATCGGGCGTTGAACCAGCGGCCAGCGCGGGGCGCGCACGCCCGGGACGCCCTCACGACGGCAGGTCGACGGTGAAGACGCTCCCGTGACCGGGCAGCGAGCGCAGCATCACCTTGCCCCCCAGCACCGCCGTCAGCTCGCGCACCAGCGTCAGGCCCAGGCCCACGCCGGGCTTGGACTTGTGGTCGAGCGGCTCCAGGTGTTGGAAGGGCTCGAAGATGCGCGTCTGGGCCTCCACGGGAATCCCCGGCCCGGTGTCGCGCACCACCAACCGGCGCACATCGGGGACGACCTCCACGGAGACGCGGACGCCGCCGTGCTGCGTATACTTCACCGCGTTGAGCACCAGGTTGTGCAGCACGAGCTGCACCATGCGCGCGTCCGTGCTCAGCACCACTGGCCCCGGAGGCCGCTCCAGCTCCAGGGTGAGCTGCTTGCGCTCGGCCTCGGCGCGACACTCCTCGAGCACCTCCTCGGCCACCGCCACCAGGTCCACCGGCCCGCGGCGCACCACGAGCTGTCCCTCCTCCAGTTGCGTGTACTGGAGCACCATCTCCACCATGTCCCGCAGACGCGAGGCGGAGCGGCCCATGCGGTCGAACATCTCCGAGGCCCGGGGCGACAGCGGCCCCAGCTCACGCAGGAACGCGTGCTGCGTCAGGTGCAGCACCGACAAGGGCGTGCGCAGCTCGTGCGACACCAGCCGCAGGAGCGTGCTCTTGGATTCGCTGGCGCGCTCGGCCACCACCCGCGCCGCGCTGGTGGACTCCAGCGCCACCTCCAACTGGCGGCGCCGCAACCCCACCTCGCGCGCCAGCTGCACCACGTCCTCCGAGCGCTCGGACACCTCCGACTGGAGCACCTCGCGCGTGCGCTTGATCACCGCCAGGTTGTGCACGCGCGCCAGCAGCTCCTCGGCGACGAAGGGCTTCACCACGTAGTCCTGCGCCCCCGCACGCAAGAGTTCCACGCGCATCGCATCGTCGGCGCGCGCGGTGAGCAGCAGCACCGGCGTGCCCGACAGCTCCTCGAACGCGCGCACCTCGCGCACCAGCCGCTCCCCGCCCATGCGCGGCATCATCACGTCGCTGACGATGACGTCTGGCTTGAGGGCGCGAGCCTTGCTCAGCCCCTCCTCGCCATCCACGGCGGTCTCCACGCGGAAGTCCGCCGCCAGCGTGTCCGCCACGAAGCGGCGCATCTCGCGCGTGTCCTCCACCACCAGCACGCGGGGCCGGAGCGGATCCTCCGGTGTCTCGGGCGAGGTCGGCGCATCCTCGCCCAGCTCCCGAGTCGCCGCCGCCGTCTCCCGCGCCACCGCGCCCAGCGCCCTCGCATCCAGCTCCGTGCGCCCGCGCACGTCCTCGCCCTCGGGCGCGCGCAAGGGCAGCGTCACCACGAAGCGCGCACCGCCTCCAGCCCGGTCCTCCACCAGGATGCGGCCCCCGTGCAGCACCACGAAGTCTCGCGCGATGGCGAGCCCCAGCCCCGTGCCGCCCAGCACGCTGGCCTCCACCGGCGCGCCCTGGCGGAAGCGCTGGAAGATGATCTCCCGCAGCGCCGGCGGCACGCCCGGCCCCGAGTCCTCCACCACCAACTGCGCGGCGCCCTCGCGCGCGGTCAGCTCCACCCGGAGGATGCCGCCGGGCGGGGTGAACTTCACCGCGTTGGAGAGCAGGTTGAGCACCACGCGCTGGACCTGGTCCGGGTCCACCTGCCCCGGCAGCGCCTCCGGCAGGTCCAGCTGGAAGTTCAGCGCGCGCTCGGCGATGAGCCCCTGGAAGTTCTCCGCGCACAGGCGCACCAGGGTCGACAGGTCCGCCTCCGCATAGGCCGGCCGCATCATCCCCGCGTCCAGCTTCGCCACGTCCAGGAGCGAGTTCACGTGCCGCAGCAACACGCGCGCGTTGCGCCGCACCACCTCCAGGTCCTTGCGGTCCGCCGCCGCCAACCCCTCGCGCTGAATCAATCGCTCCAGCGGCCCCAGGATGAGCGCCAGCGGCGTGCGCAGCTCATGGCTGATGTTGGCGAAGAACTCCGTGCGGTGCGCGTCCGACTCCTGCAGCCGCCCGTACAACGTCTCCAGCTCCGCCTT carries:
- a CDS encoding response regulator; translation: MSHQLERASQLLGPGGGEGGLAEGGGLSWLLDGAWFMPHGHCYLWKPELMWLHIASDSLIAAAYLFIALSLWRLVRRGRLPFSGMIVSFGVFIGACGLTHVMEVWNVWHSAYWLSGSIKLLTALASVATGLYLVPLRGRIMDVAQTARMSEDRRAQLEIRKAELETLYGRLQESDAHRTEFFANISHELRTPLALILGPLERLIQREGLAAADRKDLEVVRRNARVLLRHVNSLLDVAKLDAGMMRPAYAEADLSTLVRLCAENFQGLIAERALNFQLDLPEALPGQVDPDQVQRVVLNLLSNAVKFTPPGGILRVELTAREGAAQLVVEDSGPGVPPALREIIFQRFRQGAPVEASVLGGTGLGLAIARDFVVLHGGRILVEDRAGGGARFVVTLPLRAPEGEDVRGRTELDARALGAVARETAAATRELGEDAPTSPETPEDPLRPRVLVVEDTREMRRFVADTLAADFRVETAVDGEEGLSKARALKPDVIVSDVMMPRMGGERLVREVRAFEELSGTPVLLLTARADDAMRVELLRAGAQDYVVKPFVAEELLARVHNLAVIKRTREVLQSEVSERSEDVVQLAREVGLRRRQLEVALESTSAARVVAERASESKSTLLRLVSHELRTPLSVLHLTQHAFLRELGPLSPRASEMFDRMGRSASRLRDMVEMVLQYTQLEEGQLVVRRGPVDLVAVAEEVLEECRAEAERKQLTLELERPPGPVVLSTDARMVQLVLHNLVLNAVKYTQHGGVRVSVEVVPDVRRLVVRDTGPGIPVEAQTRIFEPFQHLEPLDHKSKPGVGLGLTLVRELTAVLGGKVMLRSLPGHGSVFTVDLPS